Proteins encoded in a region of the Niveispirillum cyanobacteriorum genome:
- a CDS encoding tryptophan halogenase family protein: MIVAAPIRHIVIVGGGTAGWMAAALLSNVLPPDRLRLTLVESPDIGTVGVGEATIPPIQFFNRAVGIDEAEFMRATEGTFKLGIAFQDWVRPGHRYMHPFGQPGQAIKGVSFHAWWLRLRAAGYTVPLSDFWLAEKLADEGRFDTPSSDARSPKSTLAYAYHFDAGLYAAYLRTIAEPRGVMRVEATVAEVVLDPNDGTVSHLILTDGRRIDGDYFIDCTGFRALLIGQALGRPYEDWSHWLPANRAVAVPSARTRDPVPFTTATARSAGWQWRINLRHRTGNGYVYVADHIDDDQAAATLLANLDGQALSDPRFLRFTTGRRTQSRYKNVLAVGLSSGFLEPLESTSIHFIQHALIKFAATFPLSKDDPLSANLYNRMIGEELEQVRDFLILHYHANQRVGDPFWDRMRHMDVPDSLAEKMALFRARGCAIFPSQTLFQEPNWLAVLLGQEVEPDSYDPLADAGDLSDIRQGFDATRQIIAQTARAAPLHMDYLSRLIAPGNRRGAA; the protein is encoded by the coding sequence ATGATTGTGGCTGCACCCATTCGGCATATCGTCATTGTCGGCGGCGGCACCGCCGGCTGGATGGCAGCGGCACTGTTGTCCAATGTTCTGCCGCCTGACCGGTTGCGTCTGACCCTTGTCGAAAGTCCGGATATCGGGACTGTTGGCGTCGGTGAAGCCACGATCCCTCCCATCCAGTTCTTCAACCGCGCCGTCGGTATTGACGAGGCGGAGTTCATGCGCGCAACCGAAGGCACCTTCAAACTGGGGATTGCGTTCCAGGATTGGGTGCGTCCGGGGCATCGCTACATGCATCCGTTCGGGCAGCCGGGACAGGCGATCAAGGGTGTCTCCTTTCACGCATGGTGGTTGCGCCTGCGGGCCGCTGGCTACACGGTGCCTTTGTCCGATTTCTGGCTTGCGGAAAAGCTGGCTGATGAGGGCCGCTTCGATACCCCGTCATCGGATGCAAGATCGCCGAAATCCACACTGGCCTATGCCTATCATTTTGATGCCGGGCTTTATGCCGCTTATCTGCGTACCATTGCCGAGCCGCGTGGCGTGATGCGGGTGGAGGCAACGGTTGCTGAGGTGGTACTTGACCCCAACGATGGCACCGTCAGCCACCTGATCTTGACCGATGGACGGCGGATCGACGGGGATTACTTCATCGATTGCACAGGCTTCCGCGCCCTTCTGATAGGCCAGGCGCTGGGCCGGCCTTATGAGGATTGGTCGCATTGGCTGCCCGCCAACCGGGCCGTGGCGGTGCCATCCGCTCGTACGCGCGATCCAGTGCCCTTCACCACGGCCACGGCCCGGTCGGCCGGCTGGCAATGGCGCATCAATCTGCGCCACCGCACCGGTAACGGCTATGTCTATGTCGCAGACCATATCGATGATGATCAGGCGGCAGCGACGCTTCTTGCCAATCTGGATGGGCAGGCGCTAAGCGATCCGCGTTTCCTGCGCTTCACCACGGGCCGTCGGACACAGTCGCGTTATAAGAACGTCCTGGCTGTGGGCCTGTCTTCGGGGTTTCTGGAGCCGCTGGAAAGCACATCGATCCATTTCATCCAACATGCGCTGATCAAGTTCGCGGCGACGTTCCCCTTGTCCAAGGACGATCCACTGTCCGCCAATCTCTATAACCGCATGATCGGGGAGGAGTTGGAACAGGTACGCGACTTCCTGATTCTGCATTACCACGCCAATCAACGGGTCGGGGACCCGTTCTGGGACAGGATGCGCCATATGGACGTGCCAGACAGTCTGGCAGAGAAGATGGCACTGTTCCGCGCGCGTGGCTGCGCCATCTTCCCCAGCCAGACCCTGTTTCAGGAACCGAACTGGCTGGCCGTCCTGCTGGGGCAAGAGGTGGAGCCGGACTCATACGACCCGCTGGCTGATGCGGGGGACCTGTCCGATATCCGGCAGGGATTTGACGCGACACGACAGATTATCGCACAGACGGCAAGGGCGGCACCGCTTCATATGGATTATCTGTCCCGTCTGATCGCTCCTGGCAACCGCCGGGGAGCAGCATGA
- a CDS encoding TonB-dependent receptor, producing MTSTKIKLFALLSASGLALATGAAQAQTAPKDEAASLEEIIVVGQRKAINNAQETKRNAEEIVDSISAVDIGALPDRSVTEALQRVPGVSIGRTNEVRDIDRLNVEGSGVQIRGLTWVRSEINGRDSFGAKNGRALGWEDVTPELAAGVDVHKNPSADIVEGGLGGTVNLRTWMPFDATGEKIAASLDATRGDLRKEWTPSASGLYSNRFDTGIGEIGFLVDIAHSELKSRLNAIEVDPYNVHSATTKSSYDGGATLNFNGNNRITGQPQDVVMVPTGAQWRLQDRDKTRDGVYSAIQWKPSESTEIYSTFFLSKSKLINQDHFAQTSACCSATNNQNFMNAPATGTSFTYDENGNFLTGSIVDGGGGGNGVANSFLMNLGTRYGWDKAQTWDSSSGVKWEGDRWSVKADFQRIEAKRDVYDMTVYNTVTMPGGIGLDLRGSVPKITASDLTKSTSAFNLYAAMDHNEIDRANQNTGKLDIAYDVDGDFLKSLKFGGRITDRHSVQKDGGYNWALITAPWAFSQTASVDKFPQYQETVSFDNFFRGSSTPPSLWMPSMELAKNKGKLFDHIQALLYTPNLGKGLAAPTSNDYGYYCSTCGNGTIPSWAANADKFSPFPNGSLASYLPIWAGAPVDANNKLLDPSRPVGSNINFWVPFNGNYEYAPTSTSGIGTNDQTERTQAAYATARFGSDTLFGSDLEWDGNAGLRVVRTESISKGFAHFPSLSITGDQSAYSQAARDAVRFANGANTKTRYKSDYTNVLPSLNLRFKPDDDKVVRFAAATSIVRPDFYQLQPSFTMNGTYQQRRATAADNVFNTSAGRAYTQSELDALAAGGNPVMYNTGVAFNYYSGNPDLKPMRAHSFDMSFEWYVKPGSMFSLGIFDKEVRNYIQGEQTALQLTNNGVTQTVVGTIPQNFGKGRIYGIEGQATYFYDELPSFLSGLGTDFNFTILRSEGTRNTTSNVFDGVQIGASKLDLPLEQLSKYSFNAALLYVKYGFDVRFAYNWRSRYLMSASASNVQAPAYMEDYGQMDASVVYSVTDNLKVGVQAANLLNTKNIISVDQRDNWYYGTQGMMSKDLIFKHNYTVADRRFTFVLRAAY from the coding sequence ATGACATCCACAAAGATCAAGTTATTCGCGCTGCTTTCCGCTTCCGGTCTGGCGTTGGCCACCGGCGCGGCGCAGGCCCAGACAGCGCCCAAGGATGAGGCTGCCTCGCTTGAAGAGATCATTGTTGTTGGTCAGCGCAAGGCTATCAACAATGCACAGGAAACCAAGCGCAACGCTGAGGAGATCGTGGACTCGATCTCCGCCGTCGATATCGGCGCCCTGCCCGACCGGTCGGTGACAGAGGCGCTGCAGCGCGTGCCGGGCGTTTCGATCGGTCGCACCAATGAGGTGCGCGACATCGACCGTCTGAATGTCGAGGGTTCCGGCGTTCAGATCCGCGGCCTTACCTGGGTGCGGTCCGAAATCAATGGCCGCGACAGCTTTGGCGCCAAGAATGGCCGTGCCCTTGGCTGGGAAGATGTGACACCCGAACTCGCCGCTGGGGTGGATGTCCACAAGAACCCGTCCGCCGACATTGTGGAGGGTGGCCTGGGCGGTACCGTCAATCTGCGCACCTGGATGCCTTTCGACGCGACGGGGGAGAAGATTGCCGCCTCTCTGGATGCCACGCGCGGTGACCTGCGCAAGGAATGGACGCCATCCGCGTCGGGCCTTTACTCAAACCGTTTCGATACCGGCATCGGCGAGATCGGCTTCCTGGTGGATATTGCGCATTCAGAGCTGAAAAGCCGTCTGAACGCCATCGAGGTCGACCCCTATAATGTGCATTCGGCAACCACCAAGTCGTCCTATGACGGTGGCGCCACGCTGAACTTCAACGGCAATAATCGCATCACGGGCCAACCGCAGGACGTGGTGATGGTGCCTACAGGTGCACAATGGCGCCTGCAGGACCGCGACAAGACCCGCGACGGTGTCTATAGCGCCATCCAGTGGAAGCCCAGCGAAAGCACGGAAATCTACTCGACCTTCTTCCTGTCCAAGTCGAAACTGATCAACCAGGATCATTTCGCCCAGACCTCTGCCTGCTGTTCGGCGACCAACAACCAGAACTTCATGAATGCCCCCGCGACGGGGACCAGTTTCACCTATGACGAGAACGGCAATTTCCTGACCGGCAGCATCGTTGATGGCGGCGGCGGCGGCAATGGCGTTGCCAATAGTTTCCTGATGAACCTGGGAACTCGCTATGGCTGGGACAAAGCACAGACTTGGGACAGCTCGTCCGGCGTGAAATGGGAAGGCGACCGCTGGTCGGTGAAAGCTGATTTCCAGCGGATTGAGGCCAAACGCGACGTCTATGACATGACGGTGTACAACACGGTCACCATGCCGGGTGGTATCGGCCTGGACCTGCGCGGCAGTGTTCCGAAGATCACCGCCAGCGACCTGACCAAGTCCACCAGCGCCTTTAACCTTTATGCGGCGATGGATCATAATGAGATCGACCGAGCCAACCAGAATACGGGCAAGCTGGACATCGCCTATGATGTCGATGGTGACTTCCTGAAGTCGCTGAAATTCGGTGGCCGCATCACCGACCGTCATTCAGTACAGAAGGATGGCGGCTATAACTGGGCCTTGATCACCGCGCCATGGGCCTTCTCACAGACGGCGTCGGTGGACAAGTTCCCGCAGTATCAGGAAACGGTCAGCTTCGACAATTTCTTCCGCGGCAGCAGCACGCCGCCCAGCCTGTGGATGCCGTCCATGGAACTGGCGAAGAACAAGGGCAAGCTGTTCGATCATATCCAGGCCCTGCTCTATACGCCCAACTTGGGCAAGGGCCTTGCGGCCCCGACATCCAACGATTACGGCTATTACTGCTCCACCTGCGGCAACGGCACCATCCCGTCCTGGGCCGCCAATGCTGACAAGTTCAGCCCCTTCCCCAATGGCAGCCTTGCCTCCTACCTGCCGATCTGGGCTGGTGCGCCTGTGGATGCCAACAACAAGCTGCTGGACCCATCGCGACCGGTCGGCTCCAACATCAATTTCTGGGTGCCGTTCAACGGCAACTATGAATACGCCCCCACCTCCACCTCCGGTATCGGCACCAACGATCAGACTGAACGCACCCAGGCCGCCTATGCCACGGCCCGCTTCGGTTCCGACACGCTGTTCGGGTCTGATCTGGAATGGGACGGCAATGCCGGCCTGCGTGTCGTACGCACGGAGAGCATTTCCAAAGGCTTCGCCCATTTTCCATCACTGTCGATCACCGGTGATCAGTCCGCCTATTCCCAGGCGGCGCGCGATGCTGTGCGGTTCGCCAACGGTGCCAATACCAAGACGCGGTACAAGAGCGACTATACCAACGTCCTGCCCAGCCTGAACCTGCGCTTCAAGCCGGATGATGACAAGGTGGTCCGTTTCGCGGCCGCCACCTCCATCGTGCGGCCGGACTTCTATCAGTTGCAGCCATCATTCACGATGAACGGCACCTATCAGCAGCGTCGCGCGACGGCCGCCGATAATGTCTTCAACACTTCCGCTGGCCGCGCATACACCCAATCCGAACTCGACGCGCTGGCAGCGGGTGGCAACCCGGTGATGTACAATACCGGCGTTGCCTTCAACTATTACTCCGGCAATCCCGACCTGAAGCCGATGCGCGCCCATTCATTCGATATGTCGTTCGAATGGTATGTGAAGCCGGGTTCGATGTTCTCGCTGGGCATTTTCGACAAGGAAGTACGCAATTACATCCAGGGTGAACAGACGGCATTGCAACTTACCAACAATGGTGTGACGCAGACAGTCGTGGGCACCATCCCGCAGAATTTTGGCAAAGGCCGTATCTACGGCATCGAAGGTCAGGCAACCTATTTCTATGACGAGTTGCCGAGCTTCCTTTCCGGCCTGGGTACGGATTTCAACTTCACCATCCTGCGCAGCGAGGGTACGCGCAACACCACGTCCAACGTCTTCGATGGCGTTCAGATCGGAGCGTCCAAGCTGGATCTACCGCTGGAGCAATTGTCCAAATACTCGTTTAACGCGGCGTTGCTATATGTGAAGTACGGGTTTGATGTCCGCTTTGCCTATAATTGGCGTTCACGCTACCTGATGTCGGCATCGGCCTCCAATGTCCAGGCTCCGGCCTACATGGAGGATTACGGACAGATGGATGCGTCCGTCGTCTATTCCGTCACCGACAATCTGAAGGTCGGGGTGCAGGCTGCCAACCTGTTGAACACCAAGAACATCATCTCCGTCGATCAGCGCGACAACTGGTATTACGGTACCCAGGGGATGATGAGCAAAGACCTCATCTTCAAGCATAACTACACGGTCGCTGACCGCCGCTTCACCTTCGTGCTGCGCGCGGCGTACTGA
- a CDS encoding GIN domain-containing protein, which produces MARPTIAAARISLVALSAATVLPAVAAEKSWSLSGSTLAISTPCAKHVEIVPASRSGEISVSAVAEHPEELDALSVSSGGNGVTVTKNGNRCPLSQSRKRETLRLTITLPSGSDLSVREGGSGEYRVTVPVDRLDLRLSGSGGLSAEQVAGRLDASLSGSGGGQVARMEGGDAIIRASGSGGMLVGGRIGNLQVDLSGSGGVEVGAAGAAILETSGSGGIRAESVNGSLSFEATGSGGLKLGTISADNVKIRTSGDGGVSIRDGRVGSLQVSATGSADARLDIVADRAELSTSGSGDIEVRQVTGNVSQRNSGSGKVRVGG; this is translated from the coding sequence ATGGCACGCCCGACAATCGCCGCAGCCCGCATCTCCCTGGTTGCCCTGTCGGCGGCAACGGTTCTGCCTGCGGTGGCGGCGGAGAAATCGTGGAGCCTTTCCGGAAGCACACTGGCGATTTCGACACCCTGCGCCAAGCACGTGGAAATCGTGCCCGCGTCGCGCAGCGGTGAGATCAGCGTCAGTGCCGTCGCTGAACATCCCGAGGAACTAGACGCGCTGTCCGTCTCCAGCGGCGGCAATGGTGTAACTGTCACCAAGAACGGCAATCGCTGCCCCTTGTCGCAATCGCGGAAGAGGGAAACCCTGCGCCTGACCATCACGCTGCCGTCGGGCAGCGACCTGTCGGTGCGCGAAGGCGGAAGTGGAGAATATCGGGTAACTGTTCCCGTTGACCGGCTGGACTTGCGGCTATCGGGCTCTGGCGGACTGTCGGCAGAACAGGTCGCAGGCCGGCTTGACGCCTCACTCTCCGGTTCCGGCGGTGGGCAGGTCGCGCGGATGGAAGGCGGGGATGCCATCATCAGGGCGTCGGGCAGCGGCGGCATGTTGGTCGGGGGCCGTATCGGCAACCTGCAGGTTGACTTGTCCGGCTCCGGTGGGGTGGAGGTAGGCGCGGCAGGTGCTGCAATCCTGGAAACCAGCGGTTCCGGCGGCATTCGTGCGGAAAGCGTCAATGGTTCGCTATCCTTTGAGGCCACAGGGTCGGGCGGCCTGAAATTGGGAACGATCAGCGCGGACAATGTGAAGATACGCACCTCTGGCGATGGAGGTGTCAGCATCCGGGATGGCCGCGTTGGCAGCCTGCAGGTTTCCGCCACTGGCAGCGCTGATGCCCGGCTGGACATCGTTGCAGATCGGGCGGAACTGTCCACCAGCGGAAGCGGCGATATCGAGGTTCGGCAGGTCACCGGAAATGTCAGCCAGCGCAACTCCGGCAGCGGAAAAGTTCGTGTCGGCGGCTGA
- a CDS encoding peptidylprolyl isomerase, whose amino-acid sequence MDMENTLYLDLASGRVTIELRPDLAPKHVARIKELAREGFYDGLTFHRVIEGFMAQGGCPDGNGMGGSGQNLPQEFSREPHVRGTCSMARASNPNSADSQFFICFADARFLDGQYTVWGKVVDGMENVDKIKRGAGRNGEVRDPDQIVKLSVAADVEAG is encoded by the coding sequence ATGGATATGGAAAACACCCTCTATCTCGACCTGGCTTCGGGCCGCGTCACCATTGAGCTGCGCCCCGATCTGGCGCCCAAGCATGTGGCGCGCATCAAGGAACTGGCGCGTGAAGGCTTTTATGACGGCCTGACCTTCCATCGCGTGATCGAAGGCTTCATGGCCCAGGGTGGCTGCCCCGATGGCAACGGCATGGGTGGTTCCGGGCAGAACCTGCCGCAGGAATTCTCGCGCGAGCCGCATGTGCGAGGCACCTGCTCCATGGCCCGTGCCTCCAACCCGAACAGCGCCGACAGCCAGTTCTTCATCTGTTTCGCCGATGCCCGCTTCCTGGACGGCCAGTACACTGTCTGGGGCAAGGTCGTGGACGGCATGGAGAATGTTGACAAGATCAAGCGCGGCGCCGGCCGCAATGGCGAGGTTCGCGATCCCGATCAGATCGTGAAGTTGAGCGTCGCTGCCGATGTGGAAGCCGGCTGA
- a CDS encoding peptidylprolyl isomerase, which produces MLSRLLVLLCLLLAVPLSYAARPPANPDDTLIMELKTGTVIIQMRPDLAPIHVARIKQLVRRGFYDGVAFHRVVAGSLAQTGDRSGTGRGGTGRWLELEPSKEPHVRGVVSMARGMNRNSGDSQFFILTHAQDPSLDGNYTLWGHVIKGLDLIDKLKAGDKKKEGWVKDPDRIISMRVQSDPPRPPQPAQQPTPPAPPK; this is translated from the coding sequence ATGCTGTCCCGCCTTCTGGTCCTGCTCTGCCTGCTGCTGGCCGTTCCGCTGTCATATGCGGCGCGCCCGCCGGCCAATCCCGACGATACACTGATCATGGAACTCAAGACCGGCACGGTCATCATCCAGATGCGACCCGATCTGGCACCCATCCATGTGGCCCGTATCAAGCAACTGGTGAGGCGCGGTTTCTATGATGGTGTTGCCTTTCACCGCGTCGTGGCCGGGTCGCTGGCGCAAACGGGGGACCGCAGCGGCACGGGCCGGGGCGGCACGGGCCGCTGGCTAGAACTGGAACCCAGCAAGGAACCGCATGTACGTGGCGTGGTATCCATGGCACGCGGCATGAACCGTAATAGCGGCGACAGCCAGTTCTTCATCCTGACCCACGCACAGGACCCCTCGCTTGATGGAAATTACACGCTCTGGGGCCATGTCATCAAAGGCCTAGACCTGATCGACAAGCTGAAAGCCGGTGATAAAAAGAAGGAAGGATGGGTGAAGGACCCCGACCGCATCATTAGCATGCGTGTCCAATCCGATCCCCCGCGCCCACCCCAGCCGGCACAGCAGCCCACGCCGCCGGCCCCGCCGAAATAG